Below is a genomic region from Diabrotica undecimpunctata isolate CICGRU chromosome 7, icDiaUnde3, whole genome shotgun sequence.
GGATCAATAACTTTATAAAAAGTCCCCAGTCCTTTGTTATTGCAGATATCTAGGATGAATGAATTTTACCATTAGAAAAAGTGAAGTATATTTTAAATCTGAAGTGAAAAATTCACCACAGGCTGTGGTGGATAGGCCACTTAGAGAGGATAAACCAGATAGGGCCGTCAAAACACATTTATAACCAAAGTTCGAATAAAGTGAGGAGAAGAGGCAGGTCCAGAGCATGATTTAACTACCAGGTGGAAGACAAGCGTTAATAGTACGAAATTGAAAAACCAAGGCAAAGGATAGGAAGGACTGGATGCTGATCCTAGAACAGACCACGACCCACTAAGGGTTGTAGAGACAATGATGATTATGgtttattctttttaaaaaaatatgagaaatttGAATAAAGCTATTTGTCTTACCTCTACTCCGGTTGGCAAACCATCCACCATTCCTGGATATTTGTCCTTAATAGGAATATCAATCGGCTTCTTACCCATTACATGAATAACATTATCTGAAACCATCACTGGTGGTAACTTAGCTACTTCTTGAGGTTGCAGTAGTGGGTTTGGACCGTTGCCAATGGGTGGTGCTATGAGTCGACCAAATTTATCTAAAATTGGTAATAGTAGATTGCTTATaagaaaattttactttattacaTAACTCATAGTtgtaaaatacatttaaaaaaaattttttttttcgttgtatTATTTTGTCTAATTCTTCTTTTATCAGACCGGTTTACAAAAAATTCACATAGTGAAAGATGTTTTAAAATGGGAATAAGAAATGTGAAACTGAACGAAGAGGAAATttgtaaaaaagttttaaaatgaaccttatttatatattaaattaggCAGGACCTATTAAAGAGAGGAGAAAGAAACAATGTATAAAAATGAACAAGACTAAGTTGATTAACAATATAGTGCACGAGTCTTCTACCAAAATAGGTTTCAGAATTTGCTACGTTGCGTCCATACAAAGAATGTACCCAAACAAAAATGGATTAGCATATAAAGGAAACGGCAATTAAGCAGCAAAAAGGAGCATTTGGTATGGAACAACACAATAACAAATATCTGGAGAAATGTAGGGAAGACTTAGAAGATgtgattaaaagaaaaaacattgcATTCCATAAGTGGTTAAGGGATAAAAGTCAAAGAAAACTAAAAGAACACGTTACTCTCAGACAGCAAGTGAACCGAAGAGTACGACTGGAGAGAAACGAATACAGGGAGAGATGTTAAAGAGATAGATAACACGATTGATATAGTTCAACGGAAGCTTAAGAAAAtattagaagaaataaataaggaAACAATATCTTACAaataattgtatatattatattacgCCAAAAATGAATAGCGAAGCTGGTatcataaaagaaaatacaaacaaaGCATTTTAAAAAGCCAAAAATTACAAAGCACCTGGCCTATGGAATTGTTGAGATATGGAGGACAAAGGATCGTATCATTTATTCGAGTGTTGTTTAATCAACTTTAAAGAAGACATTTGAAAATGCAATTTATCATCTATGTcgttcatattaaaaaaaaagagacaaGAGATTAACTAATATCTATTAGATTATTAGAAGGATTAGATATAACACATAGGTTATATGCAACAAAAGCACAAATCAAGGTAGGTAATAGCTctatcggctgctgcgcgaaatagtTCTTCTACCATGACACTACAACATTTTCTAATATAAcccagccatgaaagtttcttttgACCAATCTACCTTTTCTTTCCgtcgattttttttttgtattataaggcgaagtaaaTGGTATTTgtgtcctctaattatatggccgaagtattctgtttttcttcattttatgaTTTTTGTGTTCAAGCATTCTGAATTCAtcattttaagaaaattgaaaTGGAAATACCTCGGGGAAAACAAAGCTACAAACGGACTTTATAGATTGATGTGAAACAAcacttttatcaaaaaaaaaaacaaacaagaacaTTTCACAGCATCGGTGAAAACATTAGCCTATATAGAGCGGAAGTATGTTTAATGGCAAGaaaaatacgaaataaaataagaaccaTTGAAAATGATTTTCGTTTTCTAAGATGTCTTTATATTACCAAAAGAGGTAACCAAACAAAAGTAGAATGctcaataataaagaaaaaaggaaaagagaGCACTACAATAGTACGGTCACTTTAAAAGAATGCTGGGTATAGGCGACCAAAAAGAGTAATGGAATAGAAACTCCCaggaaaaagatgaagaaaaataACATCTATATAGGGAATGCGAGAACGGACAGTGATCTTAAATAAGATAACGGGCAGTGATCTTAAATAAGATAACTGGGAGGATATAATGCTCTGGACTATTAAAAGGATAAACTCATATTGGCAAAAtgccgaagaagaagaaaaataaaaagtaggaaataaaatttttttgatagTAGTTACTTACCCTGTGGATAATTTTGCAGATTTTCTTGAGAGTAGATATTCTTATTTCCTACAGTTTCAACTTGATCTGCTACATTCACACTTTCAACAGATTTTGCTATATTTTGAGGGGATCCTTTAGCCTGTTTATTACTGTTTTGTATATTATTAACTTGTGGCAAATTGTTAAAACCTCCAGAAGACCCCCCTCTATTTTGTGCAATTCTGTCATCACCAAAGGTTTCAATACCGTCATCTGTAGTTTTACCCGCAGGCTGATAAGCTGATCCGACATTACTGCTAATAACAGAACTTGGTGGCCCTTGAACTTCAGTAGGTTGCACAAAGCCTGTGTTACCATTATTAGATAAACTGGAAAGTTTACCAGAGCCATCTTGACTTTTAAATTTAGAATTAAAACTTTGTTGTGGACTGACAAAACTTTGAATTTTTCCTGATGTTGGAGATGGTTTTTCGTTAGATGGCTGAACAATCTTATTATTGTAACCAGGTGGCAACAGCTCTGTATCAGGAGCTATATCAGAGAATCTAGAACGTAACCCAGGGTTTCCTGAATTTGCTAATAAAGGTGGACCATTAGGAACTGGAACACCTGGTTCAGGTGAATTTCTAAATGCGGGATTCTGGAATACGAATTTCTCTCCTGGTTTTGGTGTCGTTACCAAACCACAACCCGCACATGCAGGTCTAATTGTACTGAGGGTGGTGAAAACATATGGAGCCCTTTGAGTACTTGCTGATGGTGGAGGAGCTTGCTGAATCCTTTCAAATTTTTGGGGAACAGCTGGTAAAGGTTTTGGAGCAGCTGCTGGTGCTGGAGGCGCTGGGCTAGGTAAATTTGCTTTCTTTAGATATTTTGAGGCTTCTGGAGAGATAGGACCAAGAGCTGGTGAACCGTCAAGAGctacaaaattataaattattaattatattattacttaagttaaatatatatatatatatatatatatatatatatatatatatatatatatatatatatatatgatttagTAACATTTTTTATATGATATTCGAAACTAGAAAGTCACATACATTAGTCAATCATATGATTTACTTTCTCCTCTTCTTCTTATATCAATTCTTATGCTTTTATTGTCCGATTTTAAGGCTTTATTTGCATATGTATATTGATTGCCAGCTATCTCAACCTCTTTTAAAGGATCTTCTTGATGATCTGTCCTGTCGCTTAGTATAGTAATATCTACACATATTATCTTGGTATTCTGTGCTGTATTCTGTTTTTCTATTTATATCAAATTTTACAGTTACTTGTGGTTTTACAAACCATAGAACTTCATATTATACTCGCTTCtctaattttttaaaagtttgtttgttATGTTCTTCATGACGAAAACAATCTTATCAATTAGTATTTCATACTTGCTACAGAAGTTCGTTAGAGaatctccattttcatttttaatatatttattatatacatgTTTTATCCTGGGGACTATGTCATcaccaacacgggcgttaaaatcacacTTAATATTAACAGATTAATTCTATCGAGTATCGTTAATTGTATATTAAGAGTAGAAGATTTTACTTGTACTGACATCCATGCTGTTCTCAGGCATAAAGTGCATTCGAATGACCAATGTGGCAGCCAGCCCACATAATTTGACTCTTTTGCTTTatcttttaaaatttatatataaaatatgcaataaattcgatatttcctaaatgaaaggcccttttaaaaaaatcgaaaacgcgtcgatttttaaattttatgttctacattttataataaaatttcattatacaaggtgatacacattaccgtgttgacgtcatcggctctgtttttaaatataacaccctgtattttaggacatttttagatcgataaaaataagctgattttaaaaaagtataatactcggatCTAATGAATATAATTtggtttttggtaaactgtaattaattttattaacgtttaataacaattaagtactacaataattgtattaattcgtgaatgttctgtattaatgcttagaattaattttaagtagaaaagaatttgagtgtaaagcaaagaattgaaatactcatgatgattggatATGGAGACAAAtagcgaactcagatggaagggTGTAAtgtatttaatgataaatatccagaaatacccatcacgcagtcaacagtaactaagattgaaaagaaaagagaaactggtacggttgaaaatgcacgcaaatcaggtcgtccctttGTAAagtatgttacaacattagatgttctacttgcttttgaagaagatgcgcacattTCTGTTCGTAATGTTAGTActtagtgatctcgatgtttgcaaaacaacggtacacaaagtacgtaaaagtaagtaaagtaagtaaaatgcacagttgtacaggaattaaactaggataatccagataaaagaattcaatttttcgaaataatgatggataacctACTcggccaccgaaaccctctcttggatcaaaatattattttttctgatgaggctacattcaaattaaatggcgagatTAAcagtcagaattgtagatactggacaaaagaaaactccaactggatgcgggaacatcatacacaatgcccgcaaaaggtaaacgtatgggctggcattgtaagaaataaaatcattggaccctactatttcgaaggtaatttaaacgggtgAGCATACTtttagtttttaagtgggtatttcgtacctactttagttcatttattccccagtacaattaatcttggaggtgtTAATAAAAGTtcatggtttcaacaagatggtgcgcCTTCGCATTATGGTTTAGATTTTCGAAGttacctaaacaaaatttttttcgaACAAGTTGATTGGAAGACGTGGTATATCCACGtcttgaatggccagcgaggtcaccagacctcaatcctttggattattttatgtggggtcatttaaagaatgttgtttataaaacgaaatctgcaaatattggagacaaaaacaagaattcgtaaagaaataaacaatatttctcaagaaggcacaaacaaggttctacaagaatttgtacaacgtttgggttactgtcaaatacaacaagggctacagtTCGAACATTTAAggttaagtcatgtattaattactggagcactttcaagttatttattaaaatttattaatattataaatcaataaaaattaattttctaagcgcatatctttcaaattattatctgttagacccccagtattatactttttttttggaatcagctcatttttatcgatataaaaatgtcctaaaatatagggtgttacatttaaaaaaagagccgatgacgtcatcactgtaatgtgtaacaccttgtataatgaaattttattgtaaaatgaactttaaatttaaaaatcgacgtgtttttttttaaaggcttttcatttagaaaatatcaaatttattccatactttacggacataCTGTATacatatataaagtagttaggtattattgactgacacgttatgtaaactaaagttttattttgaggttgcagtcattaataaaGCAGGATAAGTAAAACTATTTGTTcttttatctagctttcgcaaaatttattcgcttcttcaggatatgctaaaatatgattataattattttatcagtaaataaaatgaaataagaattaaaaaaaacattgtataaaactagcaAAAAACTTACTTGAGGTTAatctattaaattttaaaattcacaaaacattaaacttaacttatttaaagtaatatatgtaataacaatattttaattttatttaattttgtaggaatcatgagatggtcaaaagggcataaagattggactcagctGCAATgagattcaatacaatggagtgataaGTCCATATTTGAAGTATGTGTTGGAGACAGCAGGAGTCAcatcattcgcaggaaaaataaaGCTTTCCATTCCGACTGTCTGatgagaaaagtcaaatttcccgaATATGTCATATTCTGGGGCAGCATGTCATCTAAACGTGTGGGAAAGTTActttttatcgatgggattgtaaacgcggacaaatatttgaatattttagaagaatctcctttaccgattatggaacaccgtttaacatcagcggaagattctGTCTTCCAGCAGGAAgacgcaggttgtcatacctcaaaaaagagtttaaagtGGATTGAACACCATGGCATACAACTTCTGGAAttggtttctaacagtcccgacttatcgatgatagagactttgtggcgcgaaatgaaaaaagctttgagaaaacatcctgccaggtccgtcaacgaattgaaggaaaaattgcaagaaatatgggattcgtttacattagattTTTTTCAGAACTTGGCAAAACTATGCCTGGAataattgtggatgtcattaaaaataaaggggatgtaactcagtggtaaccattctcatttttttttgttaatattaaatattagatgcattttttaaaatttattattattctgtaatcattttcattacgttataaaatattttctataattaagaAATTCAAAAATTTACGCtgagcttttatttttgttctctaaaatttaattttcttatcaatctaacgttagGCCAACTATTATGAGAAGGGGCTCGTATATATTGTGACCtcattacaattaaaaaaattagatgGATCATGAGGGTAAATATAAGGTCAGATAAAATATACATAACTCATCACAAACACCAGTAAACTGTGACCCTTAGATTTGAAAATCTTAGTTATCCATGGTCGAAAACAAATATAGTCGATAGCGTTTTGTATGAGTTCATTTGTGATAGATGCTAATGTTCATACATGCAATATAAATCTtccatttcattttattttatttgatgcaatattaaaaaatatttaaatggcTTAATGTAACACTGTTTTCTTATTTGTATATTTGCAGAAGAATTAATGATACTACAATACTTACGAGCACTTATCCTAATATTCTTcatacttaaaattttaaaatttccattttcatCTGTGGCATATACAGTAACATGATACACTCCATCGGCTGTGATAAAACCAAACTCTCCCTGGATAATACCATTTTGATCTATAAAAAGTACGTAACTCATTATCacgttaaatataaaaatatattggcATAGTTTTTTTATCACACTCTTTCATTATAATTTTCTCAAGCTttacattaaaatattaaacattttgaaataATTCATAAATTTCTAAAACACGGTTTTCTTTTGAGCGCTAAAATAAAGTTTCATTCTTTCTCAATTAATTATTCTTATATTGTCCGAAGCATTGTCGACGAAGTTTTGAAAAGCATTGTTGTAGGGCGGCGTAATACCACAAAACCTTTTTATCAAACAATATCtcatataaaaatcaatattaacTCTATAAGCTGCGATGAAAGCCCTTCATAAAAGGTTTATAAAAGCTTTGTTCAAATGGTAATGTCCGTGAAGCGTGCCGAAGTTTTTCAGAGACGGTATggattaatttttctaataaaagTTCTAAAAAGTTACAAttaattatttagttttatatcctggaacaaaaaaaattaatttttaaaaacttataaaaTTTAGAAAAGGACCAaacaaaaac
It encodes:
- the l(3)mbn gene encoding uncharacterized protein l(3)mbn, which produces MLTKRVFVCLLITLNVIICQKDSDEGRPYEFGFTIDGQQHRHEKKDQNGIIQGEFGFITADGVYHVTVYATDENGNFKILSMKNIRISAPLDGSPALGPISPEASKYLKKANLPSPAPPAPAAAPKPLPAVPQKFERIQQAPPPSASTQRAPYVFTTLSTIRPACAGCGLVTTPKPGEKFVFQNPAFRNSPEPGVPVPNGPPLLANSGNPGLRSRFSDIAPDTELLPPGYNNKIVQPSNEKPSPTSGKIQSFVSPQQSFNSKFKSQDGSGKLSSLSNNGNTGFVQPTEVQGPPSSVISSNVGSAYQPAGKTTDDGIETFGDDRIAQNRGGSSGGFNNLPQVNNIQNSNKQAKGSPQNIAKSVESVNVADQVETVGNKNIYSQENLQNYPQDKFGRLIAPPIGNGPNPLLQPQEVAKLPPVMVSDNVIHVMGKKPIDIPIKDKYPGMVDGLPTGVEVKDVTNILYKFKYTVGFHGHYEKGLKDGSKIGGYFVNGRDGISRIVTYVADENGYRPKFKFINLGLDSADTPNEKTEKTFGLKDFEFVWYPVE